Proteins encoded in a region of the Corvus hawaiiensis isolate bCorHaw1 chromosome 18, bCorHaw1.pri.cur, whole genome shotgun sequence genome:
- the RAB35 gene encoding ras-related protein Rab-35 — protein MARDYDHLFKLLIIGDSGVGKSSLLLRFADNTFSGSYITTIGVDFKIRTVEINGEKVKLQIWDTAGQERFRTITSTYYRGTHGVIVVYDVTSAESFVNVKRWLHEINQNCDDVCRILVGNKNDDPDRKVVETEDAYKFAGQMEIQLFETSAKENINVEEMFNCITELVLRAKKENLAKQQQQQQNDVVKLTKNSKRKKRCC, from the exons ATGGCCCGGGACTACGACCACCTCTTCAAGCTGCTCATCATCGGCGACAGCG GTGTGGGCAAGAGCAGTTTGCTGTTGCGTTTTGCAGATAATACCTTCTCAG GCAGCTACATTACCACCATTGGAGTGGATTTTAAAATCCGAACAGTTGAGATCAATGGAGAGAAGGTGAAACTCCAGATCTGGGACACAGCTGGCCAAGAACGCTTCCGGACTATTACGTCAAC GTATTACAGAGGAACACATGGGGTCATTGTTGTCTATGACGTAACGAGTGCAGAATCTTTTGTGAATGTAAAACGGTGGTTGCATGAAATTAATCAAAATTGTGATGATGTCTGCAGGATACTAG tGGGGAATAAGAATGATGACCCAGACCGAAAAGTGGTAGAAACAGAAGATGCCTATAAATTTGCTGGGCAGATGGAGATCCAGTTGTTTGAGACCAGCgccaaagaaaatattaatgtgGAAGAG ATGTTTAATTGCATTACAGAGCTTGTCCTGcgagcaaagaaagaaaacttagcaaagcagcaacaacagcaacagaaCGATGTGGTGAAGCTAACGAAGAACAGTAAAAGGAAGAAGCGGTGCTGCTaa